One window of Mangrovibacterium diazotrophicum genomic DNA carries:
- a CDS encoding Nramp family divalent metal transporter — MKTNFWKALGPGIIWAAAAIGVSHLVQSTRAGADYGFQLVGVVILANILKYPFFQYGSRYAIATGESLIDGYRRMGKWVVALFLVLTIGTMFTIQAAVTSVTVGLISSVFHSPLSYVQITILLLLVCAIIVLIGHFKTLDRLIKFVVIILSLSTLTALVAAFMKSDVRTVIDNQVPFEFSVGNVAFLIALVGWMPSAIDISVWSSLWTLAKMKATGYRPSLKESLLDFNIGYIGTTFLSLAFLGLGAMVMFHSGESFANGGVQFSNQLLALYTRSIGEWSYPILAVAAIATMFSTTLTVLDAYPRVLTPILEVYTNKVESKSSENKLKFLWMAILITGAVLLISVFADQMKLLVDIATTLSFITAPVLAVLNLKAVTAAHVPSEYQPSRFMRLFSWFGIVVLSLFALYFLWLKMVG, encoded by the coding sequence ATGAAAACAAACTTTTGGAAAGCCCTTGGCCCCGGAATCATATGGGCCGCTGCCGCCATTGGCGTGTCGCACCTGGTACAAAGCACCCGCGCGGGAGCCGATTACGGATTTCAGCTTGTAGGCGTCGTCATCCTGGCCAACATCCTGAAGTATCCGTTTTTTCAGTACGGTTCGCGCTATGCCATTGCCACCGGTGAAAGCCTGATTGACGGTTACCGGCGCATGGGCAAATGGGTTGTTGCCTTGTTCCTGGTTCTCACCATCGGAACCATGTTTACGATCCAGGCAGCTGTGACTTCCGTAACTGTGGGGCTAATTAGCTCGGTGTTTCATTCGCCGCTGAGTTACGTGCAAATCACCATCTTGCTTCTACTGGTTTGTGCGATCATCGTGCTCATCGGTCATTTCAAGACACTCGACCGCCTGATCAAATTTGTGGTCATTATCCTGTCGCTGTCAACACTTACAGCTTTGGTTGCGGCATTCATGAAAAGCGACGTGCGAACCGTTATCGACAACCAGGTTCCGTTCGAGTTCTCAGTCGGCAATGTGGCCTTTTTGATTGCCCTGGTTGGCTGGATGCCCAGCGCCATCGACATTTCGGTGTGGAGTTCGCTGTGGACGCTCGCCAAAATGAAAGCCACCGGTTATCGCCCAAGTTTGAAAGAATCCCTGCTCGACTTTAACATTGGCTACATCGGAACCACTTTCCTTTCGCTGGCTTTTTTGGGCCTGGGAGCGATGGTGATGTTTCATTCGGGCGAAAGTTTTGCCAACGGTGGAGTGCAGTTTTCAAACCAGCTGCTGGCTTTGTACACCCGTTCCATCGGCGAGTGGTCGTACCCGATTTTGGCAGTTGCGGCTATTGCCACCATGTTCAGTACCACGCTGACGGTGCTGGATGCCTACCCGCGCGTGCTGACGCCAATTCTGGAGGTCTACACCAACAAAGTCGAGTCGAAGTCGTCGGAAAACAAGCTAAAATTTCTTTGGATGGCTATCCTGATTACCGGTGCTGTGCTGCTCATCTCCGTGTTTGCCGACCAAATGAAATTGCTGGTCGACATTGCCACCACGCTCTCGTTTATCACCGCGCCCGTTTTAGCCGTGCTAAACCTGAAAGCCGTCACCGCCGCACATGTCCCGAGCGAATACCAGCCCAGCCGATTTATGAGACTCTTCTCGTGGTTCGGAATCGTTGTGCTTTCGCTGTTCGCTCTTTACTTTTTATGGCTGAAGATGGTTGGGTAA